One region of Bacillota bacterium genomic DNA includes:
- a CDS encoding ABC transporter permease, protein MSNSTSNKLNQALKKALISTTGILVVLILWHTLSKKYHPLILPSPQATWTALIKLWDSGQLWINIVITFRRTFVGYAAALGFGLITALILKASRLLQDLLRPIITVIQIIPPVIWVVLAVIWFGISADLTPVFLIFIVTFPIVFINIFSGLESIDLKLVEMAVFYRCSKTKVITEIYFPALVPHLVSAVSLGLSFAWKSTIFAEFVGSSSGIGFALSMANANLETEKLFAWTIVLILMMLVFEYGFLVPLNKRVTRWKQHE, encoded by the coding sequence ATGAGCAATTCTACTTCCAATAAATTAAATCAAGCACTTAAGAAAGCCCTAATAAGCACTACTGGTATCTTGGTAGTGCTTATTTTGTGGCATACTTTATCCAAAAAGTATCATCCGCTGATCCTGCCGTCACCACAGGCAACTTGGACTGCCCTTATCAAGCTGTGGGATTCGGGGCAGCTGTGGATAAATATTGTAATAACCTTCCGCAGAACCTTTGTGGGTTACGCGGCTGCCCTTGGTTTTGGACTGATCACAGCTCTTATTCTTAAAGCAAGCCGTTTGCTGCAGGATCTGCTGCGGCCGATTATTACAGTAATCCAGATCATTCCCCCGGTGATTTGGGTAGTTTTGGCGGTAATCTGGTTTGGTATCTCAGCGGATTTGACTCCGGTGTTTTTAATCTTCATTGTGACTTTCCCGATTGTTTTTATCAACATCTTCTCGGGGCTGGAAAGTATTGATTTAAAGCTGGTAGAAATGGCTGTCTTTTATCGGTGTTCTAAGACCAAAGTAATTACAGAGATTTATTTCCCGGCATTGGTTCCCCACTTAGTTTCAGCAGTGAGTCTGGGTTTGTCTTTTGCTTGGAAGTCCACAATTTTTGCCGAGTTTGTAGGCAGCTCAAGCGGAATTGGCTTTGCACTCAGCATGGCTAACGCTAATCTGGAAACCGAGAAACTTTTTGCCTGGACAATTGTCTTGATTCTGATGATGCTGGTGTTTGAGTATGGTTTTTTGGTACCTTTAAACAAAAGAGTAACAAGGTGGAAGCAGCATGAATAA